ATATTTTGGTAGCGTTCAAGCCTATTTTCAGCATAGCTACACATCAGAAAGTAAAACACTTCAACAGATTGTCTTACAAGATCGATGTGAGACGCTTCTCATGATCAAAGAAAAGTGTGCGCTCATTTTTGGTGAAGAAGATCCTTTGTTTGAGAAAAAATTTGCTTCGCAATTTCATCTTTACGTCATCAAAGGAATGGGCCATCTTTTCTTTGGCCATGAACAAAAAATAGCAACAATCATCAAAAATAATTCTTTATGACACATTCCACACCTCTTTTTCTTCGACGTATCGGCATTTTCGCAGGACCATTGCTGGCACTCTTCTTTTATTTTTTCCTTCTTTCTTCAACAACACTCTCACATGCCGGACTCCTCACAGCCTCGATCGCAATCCTCATGGCTCTCTGGTGGATGACAGAAGCAATTCCCATCGCGGCAACTGCGTTGCTTCCACTTCTTCTCTTTCCTCTTTTCGGCGTCCTCGATGCGAAAGAGACAAGTAGTCCTTACGCACATCGACTCATCTTTCTTTTTCTCGGTGGATTTCTCCTCGCGGCAAGCATGCAGCGCTGCAATCTTCATCGGCGCCTGGCGCTCATCGTTCTGAAAATGGTGGGAGATCGACCAATATGGCTCATTGGCGGATTTATGTTTGTGACAGCAAGTATCAGTTTATTTGTTTCGAACACTGCAACGGTCATGATGCTTCTTCCGATTGCAATCAGTATTGCAAAGCACCTTGAAGAAAAACTTTCTCACGAAGAGAGACAACAATTTTCAACCTGTCTCATGTTGGGACTCGCCTATTCAGCCTCCATTGGCGGAGTGGGATCACTTATTGGAACTCCTCCCAATGCGCTCTTCGCCGCCTTTCTCCAAAATGAATTTGGAATTACGATTTCTTTTCGTGAGTGGCTAAAATTTGGACTCCCCATTGTTCTCCTCTTTCTCCCTTTGACCTGGCTCCTGCTCACAAAAATTATTTTTCCTGTACATACAAAACATCTTCCTCAAGCTTGTGAAATATTCGAACAAGAATTGACTCTTCTTGGAAAGGTAAGTCGTGCAGAATGGTTCGTGATGATTATTTTTACTCTTACCGCTCTTGGCTGGATGTTCTCTCCACTGCTTTCGAAAATGTTTTCGATAAAGCTCGACGACACAAGCATTGCCATCGCGGCTTCTCTTCTTCTCTTTCTGATTCCCGGAGACAAAGAAGGAGATCGATTACTCACCTGGAATGATACGACCTCAATCCCCTGGGGAGTTCTCATTCTCTTTGGTGGAGGTTTGAGCCTTGCTCATGCTCTCAGCGTGCATGGAGTCACGGATGTGATCGGAAAAGAACTGTTTGTACTCAAAGATGCGCATCCTTTTGTGCTCGTGCTTTCTGTCACGACGATCGTTGTCTTCCTCTCAGAAATCACCAGTAACACCGCTATTGCCGCAACATTTCTCCCGGTCCTCGGCGCCATTGCAAAAGGGATTGGGATTGATCCGTTTCTCTTTCTTTTTCCAGCGACCATTGGAATCAGCTATGCCTTTATGATGCCGGTGGGAACACCGCCAAATGCCCTCATCTTTTCTTCCGAGCGTGTTTCGATGTCACACATGATCAAAGCAGGATTTCTCTTGAATTTGATTTCTATCATCTTTATCTCTCTCTATTCCTATTTCATCGTTCCATTGTTGCGGATTGTTTTTTAAAGGAGGGGTCATGCCATCATTTGATATTGTTTCAGAATTGAATCTTCAAGAAATGGATAACGCGATCAATCAAGCCACCAAAGAACTTGTAACTCGTTACGATTTCCGCGGAAGTAAAAGCAAAATCGAGTGGGATAAGAAGATCCTCAAACTCATTGCTGACGATGACTTTAGAATGAAAGCGATCATCGATATTGTTCAAAGTAAAATCGTGAAACGAAATATTGATATTCGATCCCTTGAATTTGGGAAAATTGAACCGGGCGCTGACGGCATGGTGAAGT
This region of Deltaproteobacteria bacterium RIFCSPHIGHO2_02_FULL_44_16 genomic DNA includes:
- a CDS encoding YajQ family cyclic di-GMP-binding protein, which gives rise to MPSFDIVSELNLQEMDNAINQATKELVTRYDFRGSKSKIEWDKKILKLIADDDFRMKAIIDIVQSKIVKRNIDIRSLEFGKIEPGADGMVKCEVKLKQGVPTEKAKEMVKDIKTTKLSVQAQIQENQVRVSGKKRDDLQQVIAFVRSKNYELPLQFINFRD